The genomic window CAGACCctgtggggggaggaagggccGAGGGGGACCCTGGCCAgcatcaccccccacccctgccccggcGGCCCCCCAAGGACGTCCCTGAGGGCCCCTGGGTCCTGCGGCGTTTTCCGGGGTTCACGGAGCTCCGCACTCTCGCCTGTCCTGGGCAGCGGCTCTTCCCCATCCAGCGGCCAGGGCGCCCGCCCAGTCGGGGCGCCCCCGGAGCCTTCCGGCTCccgctccggctccggctccggctccggctccggctccggccTCCCGCGGAACGTGCTCAGCGAGAGGGAGCgcaggtgggtggaggatggtcCCGGGCTTGCAGTGGTGTTGTAGCGGGGGCGGCCGAGGACATCAGATTCGGGGCTGTGACGCGGGTGTGGGCAGCTGGAACAGGGATGTGGGGGCCATGCAGTCAGGGGGCAGTTAGCACGCGGTAGGCTGAGCAAGAAAACCCAAGGGAGGGGCTTCCCAGGGCCCACCTCTGCAGCCCCCTGTCTGACCGCAGTCCTGGGCTGCTCAAGGGTGTGCTTCTGGGGTCTGGGTGGGGGGGCGGGAATCCAGGGCCCGGCTGGCCATGGCTGGTGCAAGCGTCTGGGTGGCTTGTGGCCGGCGACCCTGAAGGGCTCACAGTGTTGGGAGAGCTgaccagtggggagcctggggcgGCTCCGATGGGCGTTCCGGCAGCTGAGGCCCTTCCCCTGGCCAGGGCCAGGTGGGCTGACGGACACTGTTGCTTGTCTGGAAGCAGGAAGCGGATCTCCGTGAGCTGCGAGCGCCTTCGGGCCCTGCTGCCCCGGTTTGATGGCCGGCGGGAGGACATGGCCTCGGTCCTGGAGATGGCGGTGCAGTTCCTGCGGCTTGCCGGCACCCTGgtgcccagccaggagccccacgcTGTGAGTGGTGTTCAGGCCGCCGGGTCGCGCTGTGCGGAGGGGCCGCTGTGGGGCATCTCCCACCCCCCCAGAGGGGGGGCAGCTCTGACCTCCCTTGCCCCCTGCGGGGCAGCCAGGGTGGTGTGATTTTGGCTGGCATTCTCTGTTTCTGCCGGTTCCAGCTGTCCGTGGGCGGCCTGTACCGGTGTGGCGGGAGCCCCCGGGAACCATCTCGGTTCTGCCATCTTCAGTCCCTCACACCCCCTCCATCCCCTGCTCTGCTTTTCGGGCTGGGGTCTGCGCTCAGGCTGAGCCTCTTGGACCCCCGCAGGGCAGCCCGTGATAACTCACAGCCTGGTTTCCTGTGTGTGTTGCTTGACTGTTCTCGTTTAGGTTGCTTGTTTCCATTTTAGGTTCTTGGTCTTTCCAAGGAGACGTGGCGCGAGTGGCAGAGGGATGTTACGCAGCAGGCCATGTCGCGTTCGAGCGCAGCAGGGCCCCCAGACTGCAGCACGGGAGCCTGTGGGCTGACTGTGTTAGTGTCCCCTGGGTGGCTGGGGAGCCCGCGGGGGCAGCAGACACGGACCGTTCAGGCTCCCCCTCTGTCTTTGTGTCACTAGGCCACGGGCtccttccagctgtgtgaccgCGGGCGCAGGCGAGGGCGAGGCCCCGTTGGGGGTGGCCGAGGTGCCGGAGGGGCCGCCAGCCCTCCCTGGTAAGCAGGGGCGGGTCCCAGCGCAGATGGGGTTGGTGTTCTTGCCAGAGAGGGGACAGGGGCGTGCTGCAGGATGGTTTCTGACCCcagggcatgggggtggggggtctgtTCCTCTGTAAGGGTTGG from Zalophus californianus isolate mZalCal1 chromosome 13, mZalCal1.pri.v2, whole genome shotgun sequence includes these protein-coding regions:
- the SOHLH1 gene encoding spermatogenesis- and oogenesis-specific basic helix-loop-helix-containing protein 1; amino-acid sequence: MASRGPEGAFGGCSGSSPSSGQGARPVGAPPEPSGSRSGSGSGSGSGSGLPRNVLSERERRKRISVSCERLRALLPRFDGRREDMASVLEMAVQFLRLAGTLVPSQEPHAATGSFQLCDRGRRRGRGPVGGGRGAGGAASPPWALQPAVPALRPKSLQGAEAAPTLASPFVAATLPPGERRGSELPGPGWAPSGGGRPCRDTGHQARVGM